The following are encoded together in the Drosophila biarmipes strain raj3 chromosome 3L, RU_DBia_V1.1, whole genome shotgun sequence genome:
- the LOC108035620 gene encoding adenylyl cyclase X E isoform X2, whose protein sequence is MDSYFDSAIEYNRTNPISLARSSEQSQSVQNEKNWEWSYLVRKCRNLELEDSYDMYMRRLRVGYLSLFIFIHVAVTVIHTLLLLTTPEIRYVYVDMVAYICSGLVIWLVLSVNFRSDLVSKHSWVVYATSWLAVCVMVLMDIGLNVYHATSHNDILNPIYDAYTLYAIYMFMPVPYLLQPFVLGAAVTMCYIINYSFVITAKENNQMHSILNEAIYLSCVNLLGIFFRLMRDIALRTTFLDRRQYVEENLLLRYARDQERSLLLSILPAQIADRLQEDVKNRIERSKQQHQQRSQVDLRRSADSQTLKRWRQPDHGTLFIEPHEDVTVLYADVVNYTHLTTTLDVKKLVEALHDLFVRFDSASEDYNVLRIKFLGDCYYCVAGLASPNADHAKCCVDLGLRMIKDIRDVREKRHLNIDMRIGVHSGDVLSGVIGAAKWQFDIWSKDVDIANRLEATGATGRVHVSQKTLSLLDGEYFYEDGTEKAREDPVLQKHGIRTFLIKSLRL, encoded by the exons ATGGACTCGTACTTCGACTCGGCCATCGAGTACAACCGCACCAACCCCATCAGCCTGGCCAGGAGCAGCGAGCAGTCGCAATCGGTGCAGAACGAGAAGAACTGGGAATGGTCGTACCTGGTG AGAAAATGTCGCAACCTGGAGCTGGAGGACTCGTACGACATGTACATGCGGCGCCTGCGCGTGGGCTACCTATCCCTGTTCATCTTCATCCATGTGGCGGTGACGGTGATCCACACACTGCTCCTGCTTACCACGCCGGAGATCAGGTACGTGTACGTGGACATGGTGGCCTACATCTGCTCCGGCCTGGTCATCTGGCTGGTCCTGTCCGTCAACTTCCGCAGCGATCTGGTGAGCAAGCACAGCTGGGTGGTCTATGCCACCTCCTGGCTGGCGGTCTGCGTGATGGTCCTGATGGACATCGGGCTGAATGTGTACCATGCCACCAGCCACAATGACATCCTGAATCCGATCTACGATGCGTACACCCTGTATGCCATATACATGTTCATGCCGGTTCCCTATCTGCTGCAACCCTTCGTCCTGGGAGCGGCAGTCACCATGTGCTACATCATCAACTATAGCTTTGTGATCACCGCCAAGGAGAACAACCAGATGCACAGCATCCTGAACGAGGCCATCTACCTGAGTTGCGTCAATCTACTGGGGATTTTCTTTCGCCTGATGCGGGATATAGCGCTAAGGACGACCTTCCTGGATCGGCGACAATATGTGGAGGAGAACCTCCTGTTGCGTTATGCCAGGGACCAGGAGAGGAGTCTCTTACTGAGCATTCTGCCCGCCCAGATTGCGGACCGATTGCAGGAGGATGTGAAGAACCGCATCGAGAGATCCAAGCAACAGCACCAGCAGAGATCCCAAGTGGATCTGCGAAGGAGTGCGGACAGTCAGACTCTGAAGAGGTGGAGGCAACCAGATCACGG CACCCTCTTTATAGAGCCCCACGAGGACGTCACTGTTCTCTACGCAGATGTGGTCAACTACACCCACCTGACCACCACTTTGGATGTGAAAAAGTTAGTGGAGGCTCTGCATGATCTCTTCGTGCGCTTCGACAGCGCCAGCGAGGATTACAACGTGCTGAGGATCAAGTTCCTGGGCGACTGCTACTACTGTGTGGCAGGATTGGCCAGTCCCAATGCGGACCACGCCAAGTGCTGCGTGGACCTGGGCTTGAGGATGATCAAGGACATTCGCGATGTCAG GGAGAAGCGACATCTGAACATCGACATGCGCATTGGAGTGCACTCCGGGGATGTCCTCTCCGGCGTAATTGGAGCCGCGAAGTGGCAGTTCGACATCTGGTCGAAGGACGTGGATATCGCCAACAGATTGGAGGCCACAGGAGCCACCGGAAGGGTGCACGTCAGCCAGAAGACCCTCTCCCTGCTGGACGGCGAGTACTTCTACGAGGACGGCACCGAAAAGGCTCGAGAGGATCCGGTGCTGCAGAAGCACGGCATCCGCACCTTCCTGATCAAGTCACTGCGC TTGTAG
- the LOC108035569 gene encoding intraflagellar transport protein 172 homolog: MQLKYLRTLLEGQEQIQRIAGLAWSPNQQKLAIATADRHILLYDDAGERRDKFSTKPANPSNGKNSYVIRGLAFSPDSTKLAVGQSDSIVYVYKLGESWNDKKVICNKFPQASAVTALIWLTSGSIIAGLEDGKVRALHSKSNKSQSLYGGDSICISLAANTKGTGFLSGHNDGTIIRYFMTDEATEPLGRVVQHSVPPFALAWPQGGFCVGGCDQRIVFYDSMGRQLRTFDHSRTEGEREFTVAACSPNGQAVAFGSFDRIRIFAWSPRQGAWSESASKEVACLYTLSSLLWRRDGARLALGSVSGAVLLFESVLRRTVWQDKFELIFVAPSQLLVRSLTEPSQQLTIESQLGLEIDDVRIMGRDNYLVARTEESLILCDLTRNLCSEVPWTASGHHERFYFENPTVCLVFNVGELSLVEYGENSILGSVRTEFVNPHVISVRLNERGNGRDNKKLAFLLDAKTICVVDLVSRMTSGQINHETKIDWLELSETAHKLLFRDKKLRLILVDNYTGKKQTLLSNISFVQWVPQSDVVVAQSNSNLAIWYNIDLPEHVTMQSVRGEAIEVLRENGRTVVRSQDGPSEHNYQLDEGLVEFGTAVNDSDFGRAVHFLESLGDKPAAKAMWHNLALISLEDGNLRVAQRCYAALGNVSKAYYLAEMIQQADEFEETTGSPGILCPEVRAKMALLGSDLRTAERIYLEQGDIEAALKMYQQLGMWDEAVSLAERRGYNRISELKQQHMDYLLSSEQLEKAGQVLEEQGDLQQAMSLYLKANKPARAARLALKTPHILQDEQVMLQVTEGLVRSELYELAGDIAHRLSRPEAALALYRKGGAYARALELGRVVAPQEVTSLEEEWGDWLVGRKQLDASINHYIEAGATQKALEAAVGAKQWRKAVQIAKVLDEPELIQRYAVDLAKHLAFAGDLDGAEDMLVRANLHKEAIELLNRHGKWERAYVIGEKYLKADELRELFVQLAGTLEDQGKYRDAEKVLVAVNEPDLAIAMYKRRELYDSMIRLVERHHKDLLDSTHLHLARQLESRGKLKNAEMHFVASGDWKSAVHMYCSSGRWEDGYRVAKQKGTEGASQQVAYMWAKSMPTESAVRLLSKLGLLDTAVGFACDSGQFEFAMELCRFAGRPTDEVHLKIAMSLEDEGKFEAAEAEFLKANKPKEAILMYQHAGDWQAALNVAESHLPDAVGEVLIGQASAALETSNYKDYEALLLRAHRADLIVEHYKQESLYEDALRIAEEHYPAALNDLRRLQAQLQRGQAQAQAGEDAASISRAYLQKAAEFAKKEQFRKAAECLMQIDSSNAEDAATLERALLRAAEICNQFLEGTDAQELAQSLGPRLLAIKQIGPAAQLYLAADLPKQAVDVFIKTEQWSKARRLAKEIDADLQLLAYVEQQQKASLKHEGNIEQLADIDVVSALDLLAEQGQWQRCLEKAKQLNPALLQKYVAVYAAQLIREGNCTTALGLYLSYGAPPIEAHFNIYTRIALDCLALREEQAEGGLLWRQLRDFLSRLLQSLKASPEQAQSQFTVSMEQFLLIAHYYATRAACKEVQALQPVALRLSLALLRHTDLLPVDKGFYEAGMDLRQAGRESEAFVMLNHYLDVCEAIEEGSGQLVDHSDLACTDFPSSVPLPEDIHLKNDPNLHEEVREWVLAVSMDQQVDQQLPTDDRGLYESSLGPNDLPCMLSGFPVRGRQPVTFQGSSNQVNRDVWSKFSVALKMSPGSGIADIISFTEKWQGAANYVMH; encoded by the exons ATGCAGTTGAAATATCTGCGAACATTGCTGGAGGGTCAG gAGCAAATTCAAAGGATAGCTGGACTAGCCTGGTCCCCCAACCAGCAAAAACTGGCCATCGCCACCGCGGATCGCCATATACTACTATACGATGATGCAGGAGAACGCCGCGATAAGTTCAGCACCAAGCCAGCGAATCCTTCGAACGGAAAGAACTCCTATGTCATTCGGGGACTGGCCTTCAGTCCGGACTCGACCAAGCTGGCAGTGGGCCAGAGCGACAGCATCGTCTATGTATACAAGCTGGGGGAGTCCTGGAACGACAAGAAGGTGATTTGCAACAAGTTTCCCCAGGCCAGTGCTGTCACCGCCCTGATTTGGCTCACTTCGGGTTCCATAATCGCAG gACTTGAGGATGGCAAGGTGCGCGCTTTGCACAGCAAGAGCAATAAATCCCAGAGTCTCTATGGCGGCGACAGCATCTGCATTTCCTTGGCTGCCAATACCAAGGGCACTGGGTTCCTGAGTGGCCACAACGATGGCACCATTATACGCTACTTCATGACGGATGAGGCCACGGAACCACTGGGCAGGGTGGTGCAGCACTCGGTGCCACCCTTTGCCTTGGCCTGGCCACAGGGCGGCTTCTGCGTGGGTGGCTGCGACCAGAGGATTGTGTTCTACGACAGCATG GGTCGCCAGCTACGCACCTTCGATCACTCCCGGACGGAGGGCGAAAGGGAGTTCACCGTGGCCGCCTGCAGTCCCAATGGACAGGCGGTGGCCTTCGGCAGCTTCGACAGGATACGGATCTTCGCCTGGAGTCCTCGACAGGGAGCTTGGAGCGAGAGTGCCAGCAAGGAGGTGGCCTGTCTGTACACCCTGAGCAGCCTGCTCTGGCGGCGGGATGGAGCTCGCCTCGCCCTGGGCTCCGTGAGTGGAGCCGTGCTCCTCTTCGAGTCCGTCCTTCGACGCACCGTGTGGCAGGACAAGTTCGAGCTGATCTTCGTGGCGCCCAGTCAACTTCTGGTGAGATCCCTCACTGAGCCCTCGCAACAGCTCACCATCGAGTCGCAGTTGGGTCTGGAGATCGACGATGTTAGGATCATGGGCAGAGACAACTATCTGGTGGCCCGCACCGAGGAGTCGCTGATCCTTTGCGACTTGACCAGAAACCTATGCAGCGAGGTGCCCTGGACAGCCTCTGGTCACCACGAGCGATTCTACTTCGAGAACCCCACCGTTTGCCTGGTTTTCAATGTGGGCGAACTGAGTTTGGTGGAATACGGTGAGAACTCTATCCTGGGCTCGGTTCGAACGGAGTTCGTGAATCCCCACGTGATCTCCGTGCGTCTGAATGAGCGAGGAAACGGCAGGGATAACAAAAAGCTGGCCTTCCTCCTGGATGCCAAAACCATTTGCGTGGTGGATCTGGTTAGCAGGATGACCAGTGGTCAGATCAATCATGAGACCAAGATCGACTGGCTGGAACTCAGTGAGACGGCCCACAAGCTGCTCTTTCGGGACAAGAAGCTGCGTTTGATCCTGGTGGATAACTACACGGGCAAGAAGCAGACCTTGCTAAGCAACATATCCTTTGTCCAGTGGGTGCCCCAGAGCGATGTGGTGGTGGCCCAGAGCAACTCCAACCTGGCCATCTGGTACAACATCGACTTGCCCGAGCATGTGACCATGCAGAGCGTTCGCGGAGAAGCCATCGAGGTGCTCCGGGAAAAT GGACGCACTGTGGTTCGATCGCAGGATGGACCCAGTGAGCACAATTACCAGTTGGACGAGGGCCTGGTGGAGTTTGGCACTGCGGTGAACGACAGCGACTTCGGCAGAGCCGTCCACTTTCTGGAGTCCCTGGGCGACAAGCCCGCCGCCAAGGCCATGTGGCACAACCTGGCCCTGATCTCCCTGGAGGACGGCAACCTGCGAGTGGCCCAGCGATGCTATGCTGCCCTGGGTAACGTGTCCAAGGCCTACTACCTCGCCGAGATGATCCAGCAGGCGGATGAGTTCGAGGAGACCACCGGCTCTCCAGGCATTCTTTGCCCCGAAGTTCGTGCCAAGATGGCCCTGCTCGGATCGGATTTGCGCACTGCGGAGAGGATTTATCTGGAGCAAGGGGACATTGAGGCAGCTCTGAAGATGTACCAGCAGCTGGGCATGTGGGATGAGGCAGTTTCCCTGGCGGAGAGACGGGGGTACAATAGAATCTCCGAGCTGAAGCAACAGCACATGGATTACTTGCTCAGCAGCGAGCAGCTGGAGAAGGCTGGCCAGGTGCTCGAGGAGCAGGGTGATCTGCAGCAGGCCATGTCCCTGTACCTGAAGGCCAACAAACCGGCGAGGGCTGCTCGGTTGGCGCTGAAGACCCCGCACATCCTGCAGGATGAGCAGGTGATGCTGCAAGTAACCGAGGGATTGGTGCGCTCGGAGCTCTATGAGCTGGCCGGGGACATTGCCCATCGGTTATCCCGACCAGAAGCGGCCTTGGCTCTCTACCGGAAAGGAGGAGCATATGCCAGAGCCCTGGAACTGGGACGAGTGGTGGCTCCACAGGAGGTCACATCGCTGGAGGAGGAATGGGGCGACTGGTTGGTGGGCCGCAAGCAGCTGGATGCCTCCATCAACCACTACATAGAGGCGGGAGCCACCCAAAAAGCCCTGGAGGCAGCTGTGGGCGCCAAGCAGTGGCGCAAGGCTGTCCAAATAGCCAAGGTTCTGGATGAGCCCGAGCTCATCCAGCGATATGCCGTGGATCTGGCCAAGCATCTGGCCTTCGCCGGAGATCTGGACGGAGCCGAGGATATGCTGGTGAGGGCCAATCTGCACAAGGAGGCCATCGAACTCCTGAACCGCCATGGCAAATGGGAGCGGGCCTATGTGATTGGCGAAAAGTATCTAAAGGCGGATGAACTGCGGGAGCTCTTTGTCCAACTCGCTGGAACTCTGGAGGATCAGGGAAAGTACAGAGATGCCGAAAAGGTCCTTGTGGCGGTTAATGAACCCGATCTGGCCATAGCTATGTACAAGCGAAGGGAACTCTACGACTCCATGATTCGCCTGGTGGAGCGTCATCACAAGGACCTGCTGGACAGCACCCACTTGCACCTGGCACGCCAACTGGAGTCCCGCGGGAAACTCAAGAATGCCGAGATGCACTTCGTGGCCTCCGGGGACTGGAAGTCCGCTGTGCACATGTACTGCTCCTCGGGTCGCTGGGAGGATGGCTACCGGGTGGCCAAGCAGAAGGGCACCGAGGGAGCCAGCCAGCAGGTGGCCTACATGTGGGCCAAGTCCATGCCCACGGAGAGTGCTGTGCGGCTGCTGAGCAAACTGGGTCTTCTGGACACCGCAGTGGGATTTGCCTGCGACTCCGGACAGTTTGAGTTCGCCATGGAGCTGTGCAGATTCGCTGGGAGGCCCACCGATGAGGTTCACCTGAAGATAGCCATGTCCCTGGAGGATGAGGGCAAGTTCGAGGCCGCGGAGGCGGAATTCCTGAAGGCCAACAAACCCAAGGAGGCCATCCTGATGTACCAGCATGCGGGAGATTGGCAGGCGGCCTTGAACGTGGCCGAGTCCCATCTACCCGATGCTGTGGGAGAGGTTCTCATTGGGCAGGCTTCGGCCGCCTTGGAAACCAGCAACTACAAGGACTACGAAGCTCTTCTTCTGAGAGCCCATCGTGCAGACCTCATTGTGGAGCACTACAAACAGGAATCCCTCTACGAAGATGCCCTGCGCATCGCCGAGGAGCACTATCCGGCGGCCTTGAATGATCTGAGGCGTCTCCAGGCCCAACTGCAACGTGGCCAGGCCCAGGCACAAGCTGGCGAGGACGCCGCCTCCATTTCGCGTGCCTATCTGCAGAAGGCCGCCGAGTTCGCCAAGAAGGAGCAGTTCCGCAAGGCGGCCGAGTGCCTGATGCAGATAGACTCCTCCAATGCCGAGGATGCAGCCACTTTGGAGAGGGCTCTCCTCAGAGCTGCTGAGATCTGCAATCAGTTCCTGGAGGGCACGGATGCCCAGGAGCTGGCTCAGTCACTGGGACCGAGATTGCTGGCCATTAAGCAGATTGGGCCCGCTGCTCAGCTCTATTTGGCCGCTGATCTGCCCAAGCAGGCGGTGGATGTGTTCATCAAAACGGAGCAGTGGAGCAAGGCTCGTCGGCTGGCCAAGGAGATCGACGCGGATCTGCAGCTCCTCGCCTAtgtggagcagcagcagaaggccAGCCTGAAGCACGAGGGCAACATCGAGCAGCTGGCGGACATCGACGTGGTGTCCGCCCTGGATCTTCTCGCGGAACAGGGTCAGTGGCAGCGTTGTCTGGAGAAGGCCAAGCAGTTGAATCCCGCCCTGCTGCAGAAGTACGTGGCCGTCTATGCTGCCCAGCTGATTAGGGAGGGCAATTGCACCACTGCCCTCGGGCTCTACTTGAGCTACGGAGCTCCTCCGATCGAGGCCCACTTCAATATCTACACCAGGATCGCCTTGGACTGCCTGGCCCTGCGGGAGGAGCAAGCGGAGGGTGGCTTGCTGTGGCGTCAGTTGAGGGACTTCCTCTCCCGCCTGCTGCAATCGCTCAAGGCAAGCCCAGAGCAGGCACAATCGCAATTCACAGTGAGCATGGAGCAGTTCCTGTTGATAGCCCACTACTATGCCACCCGAGCAGCTTGTAAGGAGGTGCAGGCACTGCAGCCGGTGGCCCTGCGCTTATCCTTGGCCCTGCTGCGTCACACGGATCTGCTGCCGGTGGACAAGGGCTTCTACGAGGCTGGGATGGATCTCCGGCAGGCAGGTCGCGAGTCCGAGGCCTTTGTGATGCTCAATCACTACCTGGACGTGTGCGAGGCCATTGAAGAGGGTTCCGGCCAGTTGGTGGACCACTCCGACCTGGCCTGCACCGATTTTCCCAGCTCCGTTCCCTTGCCGGAGGATATCCACCTGAAGAACGATCCCAATCTGCACGAGGAGGTGCGCGAATGGGTGCTCGCCGTGAGCATGGATCAACAGGTGGACCAGCAGCTGCCCACCGATGATCGTGGGCTGTACGAATCCAGCTTGGGGCCCAATGATCTGCCCTGCATGCTGAGTGGCTTTCCCGTGAGGGGTCGTCAGCCGGTGACCTTTCAGGGCTCCAGCAACCAAGTGAATCGCGATGTCTGGAGCAAGTTCTCCGTGGCCTTGAAGATGTCCCCGGGCAGTGGTATTGCCGACATTATTTCCTTCACCGAAAAGTGGCAGGGAGCAGCCAACTACGTGATGCACTAA
- the LOC108034559 gene encoding uncharacterized protein LOC108034559 yields the protein MSVHRINPRQASLAARQRQSRATRMTRHTIFNLKRPITFQVRKSLVEYVDMELADMDTSVFYQRIFILAKNCHLTPVESEEEVPAEVQVPVEQAEPEPVEGDALHIAEEAVVNNEEDDSPTTTATDATRNPAPEEAAQEAAAHDHEVITHTFRFSEDDHGEDESLEEEELEPDSQEPGQPKDFYAIFSEQLQELHKQCKAVAITPDPICGLYLHMGEYSMLMLEASEDMIGCFTRGLASCSETFWQTNRVFHIEDHIQELYTKDLIFRRIPSVFLNDKFPTSTPTDEYLMGKQHLIIKDKLLTICRMISEGQQVEPDVVSFRESDFEEDLQRSKSKGSILSEHLPVDLYRKHLPEIQRIELVLASTRFYYELDEFVKIYGQVPFAPDEDGLFWPIQNNYTPPHIFRRTPYDINLTFGDYAAVATKRKTHESLVGSFEAEEEPPAKTNAEETPPKTE from the coding sequence ATGTCCGTTCACCGAATCAATCCCCGGCAGGCCTCCTTGGCTGCCCGCCAGAGGCAATCGCGGGCAACTCGGATGACCAGGCACACCATCTTCAATTTGAAGAGACCTATCACTTTCCAGGTGCGCAAGTCCTTGGTGGAGTACGTGGACATGGAGCTGGCGGACATGGACACCTCGGTGTTCTATCAGCGCATTTTCATCCTGGCCAAGAACTGCCACCTGACGCCCGTGGAATCCGAGGAGGAGGTGCCCGCCGAGGTTCAGGTTCCGGTGGAGCAGGCGGAGCCCGAACCAGTTGAGGGGGATGCCTTACACATCGCAGAGGAAGCAGTCGTGAACAACGAGGAGGATGACTCGCCCACTACTACGGCGACGGATGCAACGCGCAACCCTGCGCCGGAGGAAGCTGCTCAGGAGGCAGCGGCACACGACCACGAAGTGATCACCCACACGTTCCGTTTCAGCGAGGACGATCACGGGGAGGATGAGTCactcgaggaggaggagctggaacCAGACTCCCAGGAGCCTGGCCAGCCCAAGGACTTCTATGCCATCTTCAGCGAGCAGCTGCAGGAGCTGCACAAGCAGTGCAAGGCGGTGGCCATCACCCCGGATCCCATATGCGGATTGTACCTCCACATGGGCGAGTACAGCATGCTCATGCTGGAGGCCTCCGAGGACATGATAGGGTGCTTCACGAGGGGTCTGGCCAGCTGCTCCGAGACCTTCTGGCAGACGAACCGCGTCTTCCACATCGAGGATCACATCCAGGAGCTGTACACCAAGGATCTCATCTTCCGCCGGATTCCCTCGGTCTTTCTGAACGATAAGTTTCCCACCTCCACGCCCACGGATGAGTATCTCATGGGAAAGCAGCACCTGATCATCAAGGACAAGTTGCTGACCATCTGCCGAATGATCTCCGAGGGCCAGCAAGTAGAGCCGGATGTGGTGTCCTTCCGGGAGAGCGATTTCGAGGAAGATCTGCAGAGGTCCAAGTCCAAGGGCTCCATCCTAAGCGAGCATTTGCCAGTGGACTTGTACCGCAAGCACCTACCTGAGATCCAGCGCATCGAGCTTGTCTTGGCCTCCACGCGATTCTACTACGAGTTGGATGAGTTCGTCAAGATCTACGGCCAGGTGCCCTTCGCCCCCGACGAGGATGGACTCTTCTGGCCCATCCAGAACAACTACACCCCGCCGCACATCTTCCGGCGCACTCCCTACGACATCAATCTCACTTTCGGGGACTATGCGGCAGTGGCTACCAAGAGGAAAACCCACGAGAGCCTGGTCGGCAGTTTCGAAGCCGAGGAGGAGCCTCCGGCCAAGACAAATGCTGAGGAGACTCCTCCGAAAACTGAATGA
- the LOC108035570 gene encoding regulation of nuclear pre-mRNA domain-containing protein 1A encodes MSAFTETALLKKLAELNSSQQSIQTLSLWLIHHRKHSAAIVKTWQRELENVPEPKKLTFMYLANDVIQNSKKKGPEYGKEFNHVLGKVFAHIGEKCASDKLLGSLGRILNIWLERGVYDPKVIADWRSRLHRETAAAGSASSSSNGKSNGSSEKPEKEREKEKDHASSKSEKSERREKRKHEDRHSKSKRSRQHAQPSSGSSSTYAPPAEEVVAVEPENGHTPPYLPLGEPPEPEELIKALTSIENSASSDAVVRERIAKLPQEISEISCISKLEDKDKAKALAVQVNEAVDLLNDYNARLAAEMEERAKLATMLRDFQVEQKELLSQAEQRLDEHKKKLAKMLGLQKEIHDHLSNLPDLTQLPDVTGGLAPLPSAGDLFNALH; translated from the exons ATGTCGGCCTTCACGGAGACGGCGCTCCTCAAGAAGCTGGCGGAGCtgaacagcagccagcagagCATCCAGACGCTATCCTTGTGGCTGATTCACCACCGCAAGCACAGTGCGGCGATTGTGAAGACCTGGCAGCGGGAGCTGGAGAACG TGCCGGAGCCCAAGAAGCTGACCTTCATGTACCTGGCCAACGATGTCATACAGAACAGCAAGAAGAAGGGCCCCGAGTACGGCAAGGAGTTCAACCACGTGCTGGGCAAGGTGTTCGCCCACATTGGCGAGAAGTGCGCCTCGGACAAGCTGCTGGGCAGTCTGGGGCGCATCCTCAACATCTGGCTGGAGCGGGGCGTCTACGATCCCAAGGTGATTGCCGATTGGCGGTCACGATTGCACCGGGAAACGGCCGCCGCTGGCAGTGCCTCCTCCAGCAGCAATGGCAAGTCCAATGGCAGCAGCGAAAAGccggaaaaggagcgggagaaggagaaggatcATGCCAGCAGCAAGTCGGAGAAATCCGAGCGGCGGGAGAAGCGCAAGCACGAGGATCGCCACTCCAAGTCGAAGCGTTCGCGGCAACATGCCCAgcccagcagcggcagcagttCCACTTACGCCCCTCCGGCCGAGGAGGTAGTAGCTGTGGAGCCGGAGAACGGCCACACACCACCATACTTGCCTTTGGGCGAGCCCCCAGAGCCCGAGGAGCTTATCAAGGCTCTGACCAGCATCGAGAACTCTGCTTCCAGTGATGCGGTGGTGCGCGAGAGGATCGCCAAGCTGCCGCAGGAAATATCCGAGATCAGCTGCATCAGCAAGCTGGAGGATAAGGACAAGGCCAAGGCTCTGGCCGTGCAG GTCAACGAAGCTGTGGATCTGCTGAACGATTACAACGCTCGACTGGCGGCGGAGATGGAGGAGCGCGCCAAGCTGGCCACCATGCTGCGAGATTTTCAAGTGGAGCAGAAGGAACTTCTCTCCCAGGCGGAGCAGCGTCTCGAT GAACAcaagaagaagctggccaagaTGTTGGGCCTGCAGAAGGAGATCCACGACCACCTCTCCAACCTGCCCGACCTGACCCAATTGCCGGATGTGACCGGCGGACTGGCGCCCCTGCCCTCCGCTGGCGATCTCTTCAACGCCCTGCATTGA